Proteins encoded together in one Longimicrobium sp. window:
- a CDS encoding ribonuclease HII gives MPAAKKPPRRKTPKRARKPTAARLRKLLATEFGFWEGGCLHVAGVDEVGRGPLAGPVVAAAVILPEGCWIDGVDDSKKLTHEKRLALYDRIVDSCICWGVGAASPAEIDRINIRRATALAMERAIRRLACPPGHLLVDGLAVPELGLEGQTAIVDGDAKVHCIAAASILAKVTRDRLMERLAVRHPHYGWERNKGYGTPEHLDALDRHGPTRHHRQSFQPVQYTFEEMLNVAELAADAN, from the coding sequence GTGCCCGCCGCGAAGAAACCGCCTCGCAGGAAGACGCCGAAGCGCGCGCGGAAGCCGACCGCCGCGCGGCTGCGCAAGCTGCTCGCGACCGAGTTCGGGTTCTGGGAGGGCGGTTGCCTGCACGTGGCCGGCGTCGACGAGGTGGGGCGCGGGCCGCTGGCCGGGCCGGTGGTGGCCGCGGCGGTGATCCTGCCGGAGGGGTGCTGGATCGACGGGGTGGACGACAGCAAGAAGCTCACGCACGAGAAGCGCCTCGCGCTCTATGACCGCATCGTCGATTCCTGCATCTGCTGGGGGGTGGGCGCGGCCAGCCCGGCGGAGATCGACCGCATCAACATCCGCCGCGCCACCGCGCTGGCCATGGAGCGCGCCATCCGCCGCCTGGCCTGCCCCCCCGGGCACCTGCTGGTGGACGGCCTGGCCGTTCCCGAGCTGGGGCTGGAGGGGCAGACGGCGATCGTGGACGGCGACGCCAAGGTGCACTGCATCGCCGCCGCGTCGATCCTGGCCAAGGTGACGCGCGACCGGCTGATGGAGCGCCTGGCGGTGCGCCATCCCCACTACGGGTGGGAGCGCAACAAGGGCTACGGCACGCCGGAGCACCTGGACGCGCTGGACCGCCACGGCCCCACGCGCCACCACCGGCAGAGCTTCCAGCCGGTGCAGTACACCTTCGAGGAGATGCTGAACGTGGCCGAGCTCGCCGCCGATGCAAACTGA
- a CDS encoding energy transducer TonB: protein MKRGAEPGVFEVVGRTKKEGRPSPGGMAVAVLVHAAIVFVLFFGFRQTILLAGEGSRQDRVSGPDAGGGGGGGGGEQVSYYDVPPPPPPPPPAPPEPDALVPPVVLPPPPPVPVPPTVTPKPAPAPAAPVPAPAGAGTSPGAGQGPGAGPGQGPGSGSGTGGGNGSGNGPGNGSGTGPGNGPGGGTNLITPPRTDLLLLPPPNAPRSAKGKDVVLRLTVDERGNVSNVELLTPTGSRGYDDQLKRTARDWKFTPAREVATNRAVVGNIDVTVSL, encoded by the coding sequence GTGAAACGCGGAGCGGAGCCGGGCGTGTTCGAGGTCGTCGGCAGGACGAAGAAGGAAGGGCGCCCGTCTCCTGGCGGGATGGCGGTGGCCGTGCTGGTGCACGCGGCCATCGTCTTCGTGCTCTTTTTCGGCTTCCGCCAGACGATCCTGCTGGCGGGCGAGGGCTCGCGCCAGGACCGCGTGAGCGGCCCGGACGCGGGCGGCGGGGGTGGCGGCGGTGGGGGCGAGCAGGTAAGCTACTACGACGTTCCCCCGCCACCGCCGCCTCCACCCCCCGCACCGCCCGAGCCCGACGCGCTGGTGCCGCCGGTGGTCCTGCCGCCTCCACCGCCCGTGCCGGTTCCGCCCACGGTGACGCCGAAGCCGGCGCCCGCCCCGGCCGCGCCGGTTCCCGCACCCGCGGGCGCGGGAACGTCGCCGGGAGCGGGCCAGGGGCCCGGCGCCGGGCCGGGGCAGGGACCGGGGAGCGGAAGCGGCACCGGCGGCGGGAACGGCTCGGGGAACGGCCCCGGCAACGGCTCGGGCACGGGCCCGGGGAACGGCCCCGGCGGGGGCACCAACCTCATCACCCCGCCGCGCACCGACCTGCTGCTGCTGCCGCCGCCCAACGCGCCGCGCTCGGCCAAGGGAAAGGACGTGGTGCTGCGGCTGACCGTGGACGAGCGCGGCAACGTCTCCAACGTGGAGCTGCTCACGCCCACGGGGAGCCGCGGCTACGACGACCAGCTGAAGCGCACCGCGCGCGACTGGAAGTTCACCCCCGCGCGCGAGGTCGCCACGAACCGCGCGGTCGTGGGCAACATCGACGTGACGGTAAGTCTGTAG
- a CDS encoding APC family permease: MPPPASAPAAPRRAPGTSSEGEFKRALSLVDATMLVVGSMIGSGIFIVSADIARTMNSPGGLIAVWIATMLITVFGALSYGELAAAMPHAGGQYVFLREGLGNLPGFLYGWTLFMVIQTGTIAAVAVAFAKFLGVFIPAVSPDLFVSFGKIPMPGGEIELGLSPQRVVGIVIIALLTYVNMRGLREAKWIQRIFTAAKTAALLGLVILGLTVGRNAAAITGNFGHFWADLPHGTTPTPFLGMTLAFPALALAFGASMVGSLFSADAWNNVTFAAAEVERPQRNLPIALALGTGGVTLIYVLANFAYLSTLKLSQIQTAPQDRVGTLALQHIFGPVGAYLMAGAILISTFGCINGLILAGARVYYAMARDGVFFERAGRISHKTHVPVWALGVQGVWTAFLTLTGSYGQLLDYVIFAALVFYVMTMVALFALRAKRPDMERPYRAFGYPVIPALYMLAALSIAVILLFAKPQYTFAGLAIVLLGIPVYYVWRAIRKPAVVSDS; this comes from the coding sequence ATGCCCCCTCCCGCATCCGCCCCCGCCGCGCCGCGCCGGGCGCCCGGCACCAGCTCCGAGGGCGAGTTCAAGCGCGCCCTGTCGCTCGTCGACGCCACCATGCTGGTCGTGGGGTCCATGATCGGATCCGGCATCTTCATCGTCTCCGCCGACATCGCGCGGACCATGAACTCGCCGGGGGGGCTGATCGCGGTGTGGATCGCCACCATGCTCATCACCGTGTTCGGCGCGCTGAGCTACGGCGAGCTGGCGGCCGCCATGCCGCACGCCGGGGGGCAGTACGTCTTCCTGCGGGAAGGATTGGGGAACCTCCCCGGCTTCCTGTACGGGTGGACGCTGTTCATGGTCATCCAGACGGGGACCATCGCCGCGGTCGCCGTGGCCTTCGCCAAGTTCCTGGGCGTCTTCATCCCCGCCGTCTCGCCGGACCTGTTCGTGAGCTTCGGCAAGATCCCCATGCCCGGCGGCGAGATCGAGCTGGGGCTCAGCCCGCAGCGGGTGGTGGGGATCGTGATCATCGCGCTGCTCACGTACGTGAACATGCGCGGGCTGCGCGAGGCCAAGTGGATCCAGCGGATCTTCACCGCGGCCAAGACCGCGGCGCTGCTGGGGCTGGTGATCCTGGGGCTCACCGTGGGGCGCAACGCCGCGGCCATCACCGGCAACTTCGGGCACTTCTGGGCCGACCTGCCGCATGGGACCACGCCCACGCCGTTCCTGGGGATGACGCTGGCCTTCCCCGCGCTGGCGCTGGCCTTCGGCGCGTCGATGGTGGGCTCGCTGTTCAGCGCCGACGCGTGGAACAACGTCACCTTCGCCGCCGCCGAGGTGGAGCGGCCGCAGCGCAACCTTCCCATCGCCCTGGCGCTGGGAACGGGCGGGGTCACGCTGATCTACGTCCTGGCCAACTTCGCCTACCTCTCCACGCTGAAGCTGTCGCAGATCCAGACGGCGCCGCAGGACCGCGTGGGCACGCTGGCGCTGCAGCACATCTTCGGGCCCGTGGGCGCGTACCTGATGGCGGGGGCCATCCTCATCTCCACCTTCGGCTGCATCAACGGGCTGATCCTGGCGGGCGCGCGCGTCTACTACGCCATGGCGCGCGACGGCGTGTTCTTCGAGCGGGCGGGGCGCATCTCGCACAAGACGCACGTGCCGGTGTGGGCGCTGGGCGTTCAGGGGGTGTGGACGGCGTTCCTGACGCTCACCGGGAGCTACGGGCAGCTGCTGGACTACGTGATCTTCGCGGCGCTGGTGTTCTACGTGATGACCATGGTCGCGCTCTTCGCGCTGCGGGCCAAGCGCCCCGACATGGAGCGCCCGTACCGCGCCTTCGGCTACCCGGTCATCCCCGCGCTGTACATGCTGGCCGCGCTGTCGATCGCGGTGATCCTGCTCTTCGCCAAGCCGCAGTACACCTTCGCGGGGCTGGCCATCGTGCTCCTGGGCATCCCGGTCTACTACGTCTGGCGCGCCATCCGCAAGCCGGCCGTGGTGTCGGATTCGTAG